The genomic stretch GTTTAGCAGGGTAGGCTCTATGTGGAAAATCTCATCCCAGACTTAACTAGGCAGATGCTATGGCTCTCCATGATTCTCTTTGTTGCACTGTCACCGAAGTccagcaggctgagctgtgctGGTTCCTAGTGCAAGGCTGTTATTCGAGATGGAGGACCAGCTTTCCTTAGCCACCTCGGTCTTGTGGTTAGCACACAGGACTGGCAGCCATGGGTTAAGTAAAAGGCATTTGAGAAATGTATCTAGATTCCCCCTACCTTAATAAGGAGACATTAATCTCTCCCTTCCACAGATGTACAGAACTTCTCAACCCCCACATCGAACTGGACATTAGGAGGGCATGGTTGGGGGGGATAAGAGGGGCTGGGCAGTGGGAAGTGTTTGAGTCCTTTCTTAGAGTTAGGGAGGGTTTGATAGCAAGGAGGTGGGAGTCAGGGGCGTGTCCGTGGTGTGAGGACTCAGGAGAAATTTCAGGCCCTGGTTGTGTCAGCTGGAAATCAGGTGACAGATGTCTTTCCGAGGGGTTCATGTTGATTGCTAAAAaagctgaggttttttttttttagcttggaGTAATTAATGCATCTGAGCTATCCCAAGGTAAAACACTGTGAACACAAGGCAATATACTTGGACCACAAGGTACCTTTGGCAAGGTCAACCAGTTGTCTTAACTGGGCCCAGAAGTGTACCTTAACTGTGAACCCTACTGCATAATGTAGGGAAAATTCATAGTGTCACAATAACAtataacaataaatgttgatgggaaaaggtgtaAAAGTGAGATAGACAGTGACTGAATTACTCCAAAGAAAAAGACCatctgatataactcaaggactgtgttaagatcatgcctggtaaacaaaaGAAGTGTGGGACCAGAAATCAACGAACTGAAAGTGATGTGTTGGAGACTACATCTAATTGATGGACAAAACAAaaaggggatgggctattccacccatcaccatattgggttttttaaaaggcaaaaactTTTGGAGGAAAATTAGCTGAAGAAAAAACAGCTGCCCGCCAACAGCCACTTCTGCAAGCTTTCCTATCTTGGCTGCCTACCCCCACCATTTCCTGGAACCTTGGGTTCGAGCATGACACCATTGTTCCTTCTTCGGCTTATCCTGAGAGATATtttgaccagaccaggccagagagagtgaTTCAGATGACATCACCATCTCCACCAGCTCCAGCTAAATCCCAGATAAGAGATTTTGTCACCCCCACCTCTGTGGttgtttccttccccactttcttttttctctttcctgacCCTCGTTTGCCATCTGTTTAATAAGCATCTGGCTTAGCCTGTCAAGACCGAATATTTTGCAACACAGCTTTGAGTGTGTGACCGGAAAGAGGCAGTAAatcaatgccctaaacagcccgaGGTGGTATAACTTCACCAGGTCTCTGAGTGGCTGATGAGACCATGTGTTTTGCCGATGTTTCTCTAGCAATGTAGCTGCAAGTGAAAGTCTACACCAGAGACTATATTTTTTTATCTTTACACTTCTTTGTTTTTTCCATCTTGCgtgtgtttgtctttttttttttcttttaggaaaaGAGATTGGAATTTAACAACAGTAACAATGACAGCTCcagctcatctcaactaacttctgcTTTCCCCAAAAGAGCagttttttccatctttaataccatcaaAGAGACTGTtaaacaagtgtttttatttcctttctaaaGACTTTCTCCATCTAAATggaaagggaacaaggaatgTTGCTAAAATGGAAGCCTTAGTTAgtgctttacatttcaaatattttacctgtttttccttcttttcagtATCTTTCATActgagtaaaataaaataataatggtgTGCTTGTCATGGTCCTAAGCAGGCTGTGATCTCTGTATACCAAATCTCAAACTTTGTTTAACAGTGTTACATATTGAACAGTTACTGGGTCATGTTAATACCTTTGTCTCTTTGGGCCCATGTATTCCATCTACATTATCCGTGACCTTGGTGAGTTTACCTCACAGTAAAATTAAAGTGTtttgtcttcactgtgttttttttACCTTGAAATAGCTCATGTGCCTTCGTTACCCTGAGGTAAAATACAACTCTTTTAGCAATGAAGATGAGCCCTTAATTATATCTCATGCTGACTTTGGGGGCACGGTCAATGAATCCCAGCCCATGCCAAACACAGTGGGTACAGTTAGGTGATAACTGCATTGTTCTTGTGAGAGTTTGTTCTGTGGGCCTCTTCCCAAGGACCTGCCAGCATGCAGCTTCTTCTGCTCAAGGACTGATttttgtgctgctccagagtCCTTTATGTTAAAACTCTGGTTTCCactatttcttcttcttcttttattattaattaattattaattattaatattattattattacggTTTAGAGGCATCCGACTTGAtaagagccccattgtgctaggcactgtacattgTAAATGAAAGTCTCTTCCACAAAGAGCTTACTGTCAAGATTGACAAGACAGGCAAAGACAAGATCATTATCCtccttttacagacagggaacagGGGCCCCAGGGAGATGAGGTGACTTGTCTGACATCACACAAAAAGTCTGTGGCGGAAGTAGGAACTGAGCCTGACTTTGTCTGTCTCAGTCTAATAGGTGAACCTTAAGATCATCCTTCCTGATGATACTTGACACTGTGGCCATTACTGTCCATGATGTCTGACCTCAACCCTGGCAAATCAAAGAATAAAAGCAGAATCTCTGTGGAGAGGCTAATGGAGCCacgggcaggagcagcacatgggtTTGGCGAGAACAAGCCCTGCCAGACACACCCGACTGTGCTATTTGCAGAATTATATAATTAGTGGCTGAACAGCATGCAATAGATGTCACGTGGTTGAATTTCTCCAAAGCATTTACTACAGTCAAAAGGACACTGTCTTTTAACTTCGGTAGGCACTGGAACAGACCCAGATTTAGAAGGTGTAGTCAGAGTGTAGCTTGCTTAAAGCCAGGACTTGTCCAGGGTAATGATGGCACAGAAATTATGGAATTCATTAGTACTAATAATGTCATAGACATCCATGAAGAGGCCAGAATCCTTGGTGTAACTTAGGCCAAAGACTTTAAAACACAGCAAGTGGCAGAGGTTGCTTctaaatgtatctttttttcttcttccatatTATAAGCTTTGTGCCTGGAAGTTCATAATaaagatacaggtttcagagtagcagccgtgttagtctgtatttgcaaaaagaaaaggaggatttgtggcatcttagagactaacaaatttatttgagcataagctttcgtgagctacagctcttacTTGATATGACAGTGTAATTTATCattttattaaaggggaaaagaaatGTAAATGTTGTCCAATAAAACGTAAGAAACTTTTTAGACATTTGTAAATATGCTGAGGGTTCTGTAAAAAGGGCCTGCAATCTGAGGAAGCCTGAAATTTACCAAAGTGACCTGGCTTTCCAGAGTATTGCAAACACTGAGGACAGGTCTGTCTCTTTAAAACACAATTgtgattaattaaaatatttatgtctggttaataattaataaaagtatattttatttttatattgttttatattgCGGGAGGTGATACACTCAGCTGGTATGTTGAGAAGCCAATGAGAAGTGAAAATCTGTAAGATGAATCCAACTGAAATGTTAGAAAGTCTAAAGGACCATGAGGCCTGATCAGCTGTTCATTTCCAATTGCACAGAGACAGCTTAATATATGAGTTGAACCTACTAATTTACAATGAAAGCATAAAGAGAATTACCAGGTACTAATAGAAAactacaggggggagggatagctcagtggtttgagcattagcctgctaaacccagggttgtgagttcaatccttgaggggaccacttagggatcgggggcaaaaaaaaattggggattgtgcctgctttgagaagggggttggacaagatgatctcctgaggtcccttccaactctgatagtctatgagaaGAACATACAGTTCTTTTGTCTTTGTACTCCATTAATTGTTACCCACATTACTGGAGGTGAACCGAGCCAATGAGCCAAATGACTTGATGTTGCTGCCTGATGAGCTGTGGGAAAAAATGACACAATCATCAAGGACTGTGAAAAGACTTCACCTAAAGTTTCCCTCCTGCCTTCAGAATGGACATTTTCACAGACAGTTCAAACTGCTGACAGAGAAACTCCCACTTGGGGAAGGGCAAGGGCACAGGTCTCTACAGCCTAGGGGCtcactttcattttgttttatgttCCTAAAAGATCATGCTTCGGAGTTTCAGCCAGGGGTCAGGAAAGGGTTTCCCCCCagtgtacagtgtgtgtgtgtgtgagagagggtgtgtgtggtgggggtttctttcctctgaagcatcagggttggccacagctggagatgggacattgcgTGAGTGGGCCATGGCTCCAAGGTGGCGCTGAGCATCCTCTTGCTCAGGTCCTTGGcaggctggttcttgctcacatgctcagggtctaaccgtTTGCCATActttgggtcaggaaggaattttcatccaggtcagattggcagtgaccctggggggtttcactttcctctgcagtgtgtgggtgcgGGTCACTTGGCAAAATTAAATGGATATTCCTCACTTAATCATCTCCCTGCCATTGCGGGGACCTCAGGCATCGGTGCACCTGTGTCCCGCCTATACTCTCCCAATGGCACATGACAGTCTAATCTGCTGTGGGCTGCAATACTTTGATCTGATTTCAGTTGTTGGGGTTCGCGTGCAGGAGCTGGGTTGTGCTGGTGGCCTGCAatacacagcaggtcagactagatgatgtagtggtcctttctggccttaaactcagtGAAGCTTTGATTATTATGCTAGTCCAGGATTTTTTTATAATCAAACCCTATTTCCACCTATTATTATTATGAGAGATTCAATGGGGAGTTAcataatatctttttttggactaacttctgttggaaGGGACAAGCATTTGAGCATCAtacagctcttcctcaggtctggaggtAAAGTCACACCCCACCAACACCACTGTACAATGCTTCTGGGCCCAGACCCCTCAAGGAGAAATAGTCTGGGTTTTCCCTAAACCTTTCTCCTCCCAGGCACTAACTATTCCCCAAGACCATCTTCTGCACACTCAATAGGTTGTTTTGATTATTCCAGACACATGGAAATGGGTAACCAGCCTCTCAGGCTGCCCTAGAGGTCCAGTCCCCCACTGCACCATGAAAGGGGGTGGAAGAACTCCATGGCTAGCAGGGCTGGAGATAGTGGAGGtcgatgaagggttaatgtctagctattccacctggaagcaggcggggcacaccctgactgtttcctaggagcaatgcacacattgctctatccaaggacaagggctagatatgaaccctgagaacttgattgtttggacagcaactgtgggaggtttctttagcctgggctcaaggcctgagaaccaggattgtagtagttagaggatggtaactaagcatatgaatcaacgtcatacattcctttgtgtagcagtgtgtaatgcttagggggagaaatataataaaaggagaaggtggaaggcagggggggcagaacagcccatctccgctgaccagcctgcttgcttgcataaagctgtgttctgtctcatcactgaaccgcaacaactggcgcccaacgtggggccctcagcactcacctcgcccggcaagggtttcagacgcgtcactcatccacttcgtggatcccggtgagtatttttcattgtggtaagtatgggaagctccctctctgctttgcaagtgcaacaccgtaatgagctgcagtatttgctgcgtaaggctcagcatgactgcccggctcgagaactcactctcctgctacaggaggtgcgtgccaagtgcccgtggtatcctgaagctggaagccttaagctagcggactgggagcgattgggccagacattgcacaaagagcctcgggcacccgtgcaggctttacatgcctggcacctctgccgcgacgtggtacagcgtgttgcctcggacagaccctccctcgcgaggctggtgctctcgccgcccccgtccgcccctgcagccatcccccctcctggcgatgcgacacagcgtgtcgcctcggaaaggccctctccagccccaacagaggagctgccgatcctgccacccccgtccgctcctgcagccatccctccccctgcttcgcccccagtgcctctattaccaccgcctccctggccttccccaccggagccggtgtgtgatcaccctccccccatggggccccccggagagtcatctgcatctgctcagaagctttcgctggtgcaacaaatggttcacgcagcgaaagctcgatcagatcttacagcagaggagctggctgatctggtctccgtttgcccggtgacctggcagaatgatgaccagggcaaccccgtgggcacctggaccactctgccatactcggtggttagagaggtaaagaaagcaattcgtgaatttggcctgactagcacctttgtgcgtggtctcattgaagggatgggtgctgggtactccctaatccctgaggattggaaaacgctgctgcgcatgatgttgtcacccagtcagtatgttatttggcttagtgagtatcggcagatggcagaacgccaagcccaggtatatagagagcaaggtatcatttatgagcatttggcaggggagggccagtttgctactattgagatgcagtctcaactccctcaggccgtcttccccattatttccacctgtgcccagcatgctttcaagaaggtcccggattcaggcaagcctaccaaaagctttgtcagtatccgtcagggtgccttagagttctttttggattttaccaacagattgcaggaggacactgactttcggctgccaggggaggtctgtgccatacctacacaggtgacgggacctctccctgccggctttgtaggtcttgttctccctcgctcacatgctgggaaacagggcttttttgtcattccaggggttattgatgctgattacactggcattattaaggttcaggtgtggactcatcttccacagtcgctcccgcgtggacggtcaattgcacaattgattttagtcccctatcaggtgccagctgccgaggatcgaactcggggtggaggaggctttggatctacgttgtctcactcgccatctcacagcgcgtcttctccacttgttgctctgacaatgtcagtctgcccctcgaaacctcagttaatacttctcttaaatgatgttccttttacagggctggtggacactggagctgatgttacagtgattcgtgatctggagtggccggttagttggcctacggttccttctaaagagttgtgggggattggaggtagcaaacccgggcgccaaagtttgtcttgggtcacggtctctaaaccaggaggccgtgcccttgctacaatccgcccttttgtgctccctgtccacctcaatatttggggccgtgatttacttacaaagttagacaccaccctcgatattaacatctgatggctctccccaccaaggtgtagtcacttatcagttgggtgacccccctcgttggcattctcgttttacactgcctcagcgttctgcacagcgttcagaattggctgctgttattttggcctttcaactttttattgattgtccctttaatttaattgtggatacccattatgtttatcaggtacttgatcatttaccccttgccctcattacccctcaggttgatgcagacctccttcgcctgtttttgtctttacagcaccTTCTTGCCACTCGttatttcccttactttgttgctcatattcgcagtcatatccctctgcctgggccactcactgagggcaatgcacgcgccgatcgcgcgttgcatggtcaggtaaattcccttttttctgaccccattgaaagccatgccttttttcatcagtctgcctctgttttggcccggcagtttcacattcctgctgatcatgcacgttccattgttcgttcctgcccccactgtgctgctgctgctcctactttttcttatgccgttaacccccgaggtaccgcagcaaatcagctgtggcaaatggatgttactcatgtaccacaattccgcccctattcatttttacatgtttccgttgacacttattcaggcttcctttgggcaaccccacaacgtggggaagccactaacaaagttattcaccatttgctggcctgcttttctgttatgggtcgcccttgccaagttaaaacagataatgccccagcctactgctctgcagccctctccaccttttgtgcccgctgggacgtccgtcttaaacacggaatcccttataattccacgggccaagccattgttgaacgtgccaatcgcacactcaaaaccttgctagataaacaattaaaacaaggggagctgcgtctccgaaccttaggagacattcaacaacagatatatattctcttgtttactttaaataatttaacactgaatgcagatcagcagacccctgcggatcggcattttcacaaatctgaggtactggaaagaccgcgtgtcttttaccgtcagctgcccgatccacagtggctgggcccagcacctctaatcacttggggtcggggatatgctgctgtgtctctccctgcaggaccgttgtgggttccagcccggtgcgtgcgaccagcacttaaacaacatggcatggcaccaggggctgtcgaatcccataccagagtttcagctgaccttggaggagaccgcgttgccccccgagtcgacaacggcgggacggaaacggaggaggcgtaacgtcccaagccagcccgtgacagggggagcagtaaaagcattggtcgccacggctcaacgaaaactggcagcagatcagcagccagaaactcctaagactttgtttgtggcgattctcgcccaaatcactgctaattctgtgatgattgtgtgccttttgtgcctgctattttctgtgggggttggctcggaagcgcctcccccgttacaagcccgaaggagaataagatactgctctttgcttatgctaatcttttctcccagtactttagcatggctaattggggcccggccaactatactctgcctcgcacggctatatcccttcacacaccgtacccggccggggctcacaatgtcacctgtgcgcgtgtagttaactgcactagtacaaaggt from Lepidochelys kempii isolate rLepKem1 chromosome 3, rLepKem1.hap2, whole genome shotgun sequence encodes the following:
- the LOC140908369 gene encoding uncharacterized protein, which codes for MGSSLSALQVQHRNELQYLLRKAQHDCPARELTLLLQEVRAKCPWYPEAGSLKLADWERLGQTLHKEPRAPVQALHAWHLCRDVVQRVASDRPSLARLVLSPPPSAPAAIPPPGDATQRVASERPSPAPTEELPILPPPSAPAAIPPPASPPVPLLPPPPWPSPPEPVCDHPPPMGPPGESSASAQKLSLVQQMVHAAKARSDLTAEELADLVSVCPVTWQNDDQGNPVGTWTTLPYSVVREDRCGFQPGACDQHLNNMAWHQGLSNPIPEFQLTLEETALPPESTTAGRKRRRRNVPSQPVTGGAVKALVATAQRKLAADQQPETPKTLFVAILAQITANSVMIVCLLCLLFSVGLQRRY